The sequence CTTCCCCGGCTTTCCCAACTGTTGCCGGCGCAAGCAACCGGTCCATGCACGAGATGCGCAGCATCCATGATCGGGAGCAATGTAATTTGCGCTCCGTCGAATGAGCAACCTCCGGCTGCCTCACCCGGTTTTGGCCGTGGACAAGGCTTTGACTTAGGGGCAAGGCTCCCGCAGGCCTGATCGTCTATCTCTTCTTTTCGAATAGGCTCCATTGGATCATCATCTCCTTCGCTAAGACTCAGTGCTCTAAATCTTACTACCCACCAGGCTAAACAACTAAAATGAATGCGGAATAAATAGAACAGAAACGTTTGGACCCCAATCCGTATACATTTCACCGCTATTCCAAATCTGTGATGATACAAATTATAACATATTCTCTCTGAAAATAGGCCGAGGGAGCAGATTTATCCAAGATAAATCTGCTCCCCTTTTTACCTATTGATTAGCGAACCAAATCGCCGAAACCGGACTCGTTGTTGTCCAACTGATCGAGGACAATATTGACAATCAAGGTCAGCAGATTCAATGCTCCTTGGTAGCCGATAATCGGATTGCGATGCATATGATGACGGTCAAAGATCGGGAAGCCTACGCGGACCAGCGGTACTCCTGCATCCTTGGCAGCAAATTTAACGTGTGAGCTGCCGATAGCCAGATCAACCGGATCGTTAAGCAGCAGCGAACGCAGGTGCCACAGGTCTTTGCCTACATAAACAGTTGCTTCGGAACCATAAGGGCTGGTTGCCAGCAGCGCTTCAACTTCTTCTTTCCACTTCTTGCCATCGAATTCCACATCACCGTTCGAGCACAGAATGTGTACCGGCTCCATGCCGACTTCGAGACAAAATCCGATGAGGCCAAGCAGCAGGTCAGGATCGCCAGCAAGGGCAACGCGTTTGCCATGCAGATAAGGATGGCTGTCTGCGTAAGCGTCAACTACGCGTCCGCGTTCTTCCTTCAGCGATGCCGGAACCGGAAGACCTGTCAGTTCGCTGATAGCTTCAAGCAGCTTATCTGTCGCTTTTACGCCGAGCGGAGTCGACAGAGCGGAAACCTGCTGCTTCCAAGTGCCTTTGATATATTCTTGAGTTTTCTTAAGCGTGTATTTTTGCAGTACGAGCGAGCCCAGTGCGTTAGCCGCTTTTGGAACATCGGCAAGCTTCGTTCCGCCATAGTAGTATTCATATTCTCCGTTAGCCGGGGAATCATAGTTACCGCTGTGATCGCCGAGGATCGTGTACTTCGTATCAAAAGCGTTCAGGATTTTGCGAATTTCCGCAAAGTTGCCTGTGTAAGGCTCGAATCCAAGCAGCACGTTCAGCTTCTCGCCTTCTTCGCCGGCACCCGGAGCGGCGGTTTGGCCGGAACGGTCGAACAGTTGGCTCAGAATGCTCTTGATCATGGAATCATACCCAGTGATATGCGAACCGATGAAGCTTGGCGTATTTGCAAAGGTTACAGGGAAATCTTCGGCGATTGCGCCTTTTTGACGGGCATTGCCGATAAAGGCCGACAGGTCATCACCGATAACTTCCGCCATACAAGTGGTACATACGGCTACCATCTCCGGTTTGTACAGAGCAACTGCATTTTCAAGACCGTCGATCATGTTGCTCATGCCGCCGAATACGGCTGCATCCTCAGTCATCGATGAAGAAACGGCTGGCGTAGGTTCCTTGAAGTGACGGCTCAGATGGCTGCGGAAGTAAGAGTTACAGCCTTGCGATCCGTGTACGAACGGCAGCGTTTTTTCGAATCCGAGTGCTGCCATAACCGATCCAAGCGGCTGGCAAGCTTTGTGAGGATTGATAACAACCGCTTTACGTTCGAAGTTCTTTTCCATGTACTCTGCGGATTGGGAGTAAGCGAGCGCTTCTGCTTTTTCCTGATCACTGCAAGGCGCTTCAAATTGTTTCTTGTTCTCACGTTGTTGTACATAGCGTTCTTCCGTAAACAAGGTGTTATAGTCCGGAATATTCATTCTTTCCTTGCTCATACGCTCGCCCCCTCTGGCTGTACTTTTTCTTTCTTATCAATCAAACTCCATACCGGGTTGTTCACGGTCATATCCATGTCTTTGGCAAAAATCTTGAAGCCGTCGAAGCCATGGTACGGACCGCTGTAATCCCAGGAGTGCATTTGACGGAACGGAATACCCATTTTGTGGTATACGTATTTTTCCTTAACACCCGATCCCATAAGGTCGATGTTCAATTTTTGAGCGAGTTCTTCCAGTTCGTATGCTGTCGGATCGTCCATGATAATCGATCCTTCCTTCATATCAGGGAAGGTTTTTTCATAGTCGTCTTTATGAGCAAACTCGTAGCCAGTAGCAACGATTTCCATGCCAAGATCTTCGTATGCGCCAATCGTATGACGGGAACGCAGGCCGCCGATCAGGAGCATAACCTTTTTGCCTTCCAAACGCGGTCTGTATTTGCCGATGATGGCATCCATTTGCGGCTTGTATTTGGCGATAACCTTCTCGCAGTTTTCTTGGATCGTTGCGTCGAACTTGGCAGCAATCGCGCGCAGGCTCTCGTAAGTTTTGGTCGGTCCGAAGAAGTTGTACTCCATCCACGGAATACCGTAAGCTTTCTCCATATGTTCAACCATGTAGTTCATGGAACGGTGGCAGTGAATCAGGTTCATCTTCGCTTTGTGGGCGATTTCCAGCTCGTTCAGAGTACCGTCGCCAGACCATTGAGCGATTACGCGCAGACCCATTTCTTCCAGCAGGATACGGGAAGCCCATGCGTCGCCGCCGATGTTATAGTCACCGATGATGTTTACATCGTAAGGACCAGTTTCGGCAAGATCCGCTTTACCCATTACAAAGTCGCGGATGGCATCGTTCGCGATATGGTGACCAAGCGACTGGCTGACGCCGCGGAAACCTTCGCAACGGACAGGAACGACTGGCATTTCTAGTTCTTTAGCCATTTTTTTGGATACTGCTTCAATATCATCGCCGATCAGACCAATCGGACATTCGGATTGAACAGAGATTCCTTTAGCCAGCGGGAACATTTCCTTGATCTCGCGGCAGATGATTTCCAACTTCTTGTCACCGCCAAAGACGATGTCCGTCTCTTGGAAATCACTTGTGATTTGCATAGCTGTGAAGTTATCGATACCAAGCGTACCGTTCGCATAGTTGCGGCGAGTACCCCAGCTGTATTGTCCGCAGCCAACCGGGCCGTGAGAAATGTGTACCATATCCTTGATCGGTCCCCATACCACGCCTTTGGAACCGGCGTAGGAGCAACCGCGCGGTGTCATTACGCCCGGACGGGATTTAATGTTCGATTTCAGGGAGCAACTGCAGGATTGTTTAGTTTCCTCAGTGTTAATCTGAAAATGTTTCTTACGGTCTTTTTTTGCTTTATCGGGATAGGCTTCCAGTATATCCTCAACTAACTTTTTGTTCGCCTCAATATCCAGTCCCATTCGTTGAACCTCCTTTTCAAATGTGCAGGATAGTACCTCCTGCGGGGCATACTTCGTTTAATTCCATCCGGTGAATGACCGTCTCTCCACTCCATTCACCGGACAACTTCTATTGTTACGCGAAGTCTGTTCGCTTTTTTTTATTAGTGACCAGCAGCTTCCAGCTTCTTGAGAGCTGTTTCTTCGTCTTCCACCACACCGAAATCGATCAGCAGTTGTTCCAGTTCGTCCATTTCGATCGGAGTCGGGATGTTCAGCATTTCGTTGTGCAGGATTTTGTCAGCCAGTTGCTTGTATTCGTTGGCTTGGTTGTGCTCAGGGTTGTACTGAGTAACCGTCATTCTTCTCAGCTCGGCATGTTGTACGACGTTGTCGCGAGGTACGAAGTGGATCATTTGCGTGTTCAGACGACGCGCAAGTTCCATGATCAGTTCATCTTCACGGTCGGTGTTACGGGAGTTACAGATCAGGCCGCCCAAGCGAACGCTGCCGCTTTGCGCATATTTCAGAATACCGCGTGCGATGTTGTTGGCTGCGTACATTGCCATCATTTCACCGGAACAGACGATGTAGATCTCTTGTGCTTTGTTCTCGCGGATTGGCATTGCGAAACCGCCGCATACAACGTCACCCAGTACGTCGTAGGAGATGAAGTCCATACCGTCATAAGCGCCTTGCTCTTCCAGGAAGTTGATGGAAGTGATGATACCGCGGCCTGC is a genomic window of Paenibacillus durus ATCC 35681 containing:
- the nifH gene encoding nitrogenase iron protein, encoding MSKKPRQIAFYGKGGIGKSTTSQNTLAQLATTFGQKIMIVGCDPKADSTRLILNTKAQQTVLHMAAELGSVEDLELEDVLATGFGDILCVESGGPEPGVGCAGRGIITSINFLEEQGAYDGMDFISYDVLGDVVCGGFAMPIRENKAQEIYIVCSGEMMAMYAANNIARGILKYAQSGSVRLGGLICNSRNTDREDELIMELARRLNTQMIHFVPRDNVVQHAELRRMTVTQYNPEHNQANEYKQLADKILHNEMLNIPTPIEMDELEQLLIDFGVVEDEETALKKLEAAGH
- the nifD gene encoding nitrogenase molybdenum-iron protein alpha chain — its product is MGLDIEANKKLVEDILEAYPDKAKKDRKKHFQINTEETKQSCSCSLKSNIKSRPGVMTPRGCSYAGSKGVVWGPIKDMVHISHGPVGCGQYSWGTRRNYANGTLGIDNFTAMQITSDFQETDIVFGGDKKLEIICREIKEMFPLAKGISVQSECPIGLIGDDIEAVSKKMAKELEMPVVPVRCEGFRGVSQSLGHHIANDAIRDFVMGKADLAETGPYDVNIIGDYNIGGDAWASRILLEEMGLRVIAQWSGDGTLNELEIAHKAKMNLIHCHRSMNYMVEHMEKAYGIPWMEYNFFGPTKTYESLRAIAAKFDATIQENCEKVIAKYKPQMDAIIGKYRPRLEGKKVMLLIGGLRSRHTIGAYEDLGMEIVATGYEFAHKDDYEKTFPDMKEGSIIMDDPTAYELEELAQKLNIDLMGSGVKEKYVYHKMGIPFRQMHSWDYSGPYHGFDGFKIFAKDMDMTVNNPVWSLIDKKEKVQPEGASV
- the nifK gene encoding nitrogenase molybdenum-iron protein subunit beta → MSKERMNIPDYNTLFTEERYVQQRENKKQFEAPCSDQEKAEALAYSQSAEYMEKNFERKAVVINPHKACQPLGSVMAALGFEKTLPFVHGSQGCNSYFRSHLSRHFKEPTPAVSSSMTEDAAVFGGMSNMIDGLENAVALYKPEMVAVCTTCMAEVIGDDLSAFIGNARQKGAIAEDFPVTFANTPSFIGSHITGYDSMIKSILSQLFDRSGQTAAPGAGEEGEKLNVLLGFEPYTGNFAEIRKILNAFDTKYTILGDHSGNYDSPANGEYEYYYGGTKLADVPKAANALGSLVLQKYTLKKTQEYIKGTWKQQVSALSTPLGVKATDKLLEAISELTGLPVPASLKEERGRVVDAYADSHPYLHGKRVALAGDPDLLLGLIGFCLEVGMEPVHILCSNGDVEFDGKKWKEEVEALLATSPYGSEATVYVGKDLWHLRSLLLNDPVDLAIGSSHVKFAAKDAGVPLVRVGFPIFDRHHMHRNPIIGYQGALNLLTLIVNIVLDQLDNNESGFGDLVR